One window of Arthrobacter oryzae genomic DNA carries:
- a CDS encoding C40 family peptidase, with amino-acid sequence MPAPAMLAVLARRRIILRALVAAATTAILAGAFALCAAVAVLGANATSTGSICSSAGLSGQRGADVGGALDIGNSSQAPDNLTARQLSLAGDYISVGKQLGVPREGQIIAIMMALQESSLRVLANVNVPGSLNYPHDGVGSDHDSLGTAQQRPAAGWGSVEELMDPIYNVRAFYGGASGPNQGSPRGLLDIPGWQSMSKGQAAQAVQVSAFPELYARWEPEASAIVDALDGGTAPSPCVDMPTVSVRTPASPDLSQTRKDILRFTQDGVGGSYVWGGTAVKAWDCSGFVQWIYRQAGINLPRVEQWRVGVRTTNPQPGDLVVQNAQGPDNWGHVGIYTGGGMMYSALNPSVGTLLHPIAWNSDTAYFDLLTYR; translated from the coding sequence ATGCCCGCTCCGGCGATGCTGGCTGTCCTGGCGCGGCGCCGGATCATCCTCCGGGCTCTGGTGGCCGCGGCCACGACCGCGATCCTGGCGGGTGCTTTTGCGCTCTGTGCGGCCGTTGCAGTGCTCGGCGCCAATGCGACGAGCACCGGCTCGATCTGCTCTTCAGCAGGGTTGAGTGGTCAGCGAGGCGCCGACGTGGGTGGTGCCTTGGACATCGGCAATAGCAGCCAGGCGCCGGACAACCTGACGGCCCGGCAATTGAGCCTCGCAGGGGACTACATTTCAGTCGGCAAGCAGTTGGGCGTGCCGCGAGAGGGGCAGATCATCGCAATCATGATGGCTCTGCAGGAATCCAGTCTCAGAGTGCTGGCCAACGTGAACGTTCCCGGATCACTCAACTATCCGCACGACGGTGTTGGAAGCGATCACGACTCCCTTGGCACGGCTCAGCAACGTCCGGCTGCCGGCTGGGGGAGTGTCGAAGAGCTGATGGATCCCATCTACAACGTACGGGCCTTCTATGGGGGAGCGTCTGGTCCCAACCAGGGAAGCCCTCGTGGGCTTCTGGACATCCCTGGATGGCAATCCATGAGCAAAGGCCAGGCTGCCCAGGCTGTTCAGGTGTCGGCCTTTCCCGAGCTGTATGCGCGATGGGAGCCGGAAGCATCGGCCATCGTTGATGCCCTCGACGGCGGGACAGCACCTTCTCCTTGCGTCGATATGCCGACCGTCTCAGTGCGGACACCAGCGTCGCCAGATCTGAGCCAGACCCGCAAGGATATCCTGCGGTTTACCCAAGACGGTGTCGGGGGGTCCTATGTGTGGGGCGGGACGGCCGTCAAAGCCTGGGACTGCTCCGGCTTTGTCCAGTGGATCTACCGGCAAGCCGGAATCAACCTCCCGAGGGTCGAACAATGGAGGGTTGGTGTGCGGACGACCAATCCGCAGCCAGGGGACTTGGTTGTCCAGAACGCACAGGGGCCGGACAATTGGGGCCATGTTGGCATCTACACCGGTGGCGGGATGATGTACAGCGCGCTGAACCCTTCTGTGGGGACGTTGCTGCATCCGATCGCCTGGAATTCAGATACAGCCTATTTCGATCTACTAACCTACCGGTAA
- a CDS encoding ATP-binding protein, with protein sequence MEAVVNGIQALDARFGDEVEKARLTVKVHRNPQDGLDLGLASPGRAALNPIVGFSIEDNGVGFTPENMASFETLDSDYKAGIGCRGVGRLLWLKAFDRVSIRSAYDDGAGNLRARQFRFSIEREVEHVEEPDSFEGTGTEVHLVGFKDAFQRSAPKTVDAIAREVFEHCIWYFLRPGGAPEVTIVDDDEAVSLKELMDDFVYSEMPTTTIAVKGEKFYMVNLCIKSSTRNPAPRLYWCAASRVVLEENLTSKVPGLFGRLKDETSAEFTYVCYLSSDYLDAHVRADRTAFDMSERIPGGSLIDDISLDDIRAGVLGEVERILAAPLSAAREEGTARVNDFVSNRAPRYRPVLTRLESLGVTVDPSMKDQDLELLLHRNLQKLEANAIAEGQVVFAEVGSVPLENYEERLTQYLDTVTEINQSDLAAYVFRRRTILDILARLIRSDEQGKYRREDVIHSLLIPMRTTSNDIGTDASNLWIIDERLAFHDYLASDKTLKSMPITGSDSMKEPDVIATRLVDTPVLAAEGEKLPLPSIVVIEIKRPMRNDASEDKDPIQQCLDYVKRVRAGGVLTASGRPIPETPQPPAFCYIVADLTPTMIDRCKYAGLRPTHDGLGYFGFNEPYKAYIEVMNFDRLVNAATERNRAFFDKLGLPSS encoded by the coding sequence TTGGAGGCCGTCGTCAACGGCATCCAAGCCCTTGATGCCCGCTTCGGCGACGAAGTCGAGAAGGCGCGGCTGACTGTCAAGGTCCACCGCAATCCGCAGGACGGGCTAGACCTCGGCCTCGCAAGCCCCGGCCGTGCGGCGCTGAACCCGATCGTCGGCTTCAGCATCGAGGACAATGGAGTCGGCTTCACCCCGGAAAACATGGCCTCATTCGAGACCTTGGACAGCGACTACAAGGCTGGGATCGGTTGCCGTGGCGTCGGACGTCTGCTCTGGCTCAAGGCATTCGACAGGGTCTCAATCCGCAGCGCCTACGACGACGGCGCTGGGAACCTCCGTGCACGCCAGTTCAGATTTTCCATAGAGCGGGAGGTCGAGCACGTCGAGGAACCGGACAGCTTCGAGGGCACCGGCACGGAAGTGCACCTGGTCGGATTCAAGGATGCGTTCCAAAGGAGCGCACCGAAGACTGTCGATGCCATCGCCCGTGAAGTATTTGAGCACTGCATCTGGTATTTCCTCCGGCCAGGCGGTGCGCCGGAGGTCACGATCGTTGATGATGACGAAGCGGTCTCGCTCAAGGAGCTGATGGACGACTTTGTGTACTCCGAAATGCCGACGACCACAATCGCAGTCAAAGGCGAAAAGTTCTACATGGTCAATCTGTGCATCAAGTCCTCCACCCGAAACCCTGCGCCTCGCCTGTACTGGTGCGCGGCGAGCCGAGTGGTCCTCGAGGAGAATCTGACGAGCAAGGTTCCAGGGCTTTTCGGGCGGCTCAAGGACGAGACGTCCGCCGAGTTCACGTACGTCTGCTACCTGTCCTCCGATTACCTCGACGCGCACGTTCGAGCGGATCGCACCGCCTTCGACATGAGCGAGCGCATCCCGGGCGGTTCTCTGATCGATGACATTTCGCTGGATGACATCCGCGCCGGGGTGCTGGGAGAGGTAGAGAGGATCCTCGCCGCTCCCCTCAGCGCCGCCCGTGAAGAGGGCACGGCTCGGGTCAACGACTTCGTGAGCAATCGCGCTCCGCGGTATCGGCCAGTGCTGACTCGACTCGAGTCACTGGGCGTGACAGTCGACCCTTCCATGAAGGACCAGGACCTCGAGCTTCTTCTCCACCGAAACCTTCAGAAACTCGAAGCCAACGCCATCGCCGAGGGCCAGGTTGTGTTCGCTGAAGTTGGTTCCGTACCTCTGGAGAACTACGAAGAACGCCTCACCCAATACCTCGACACGGTCACTGAGATTAACCAGTCAGACTTGGCGGCGTACGTGTTTCGACGGCGTACGATTCTCGACATCCTCGCCCGACTGATCAGGTCCGACGAGCAGGGTAAATACCGGAGAGAGGACGTCATCCACTCGCTGCTCATCCCTATGCGGACCACCTCGAACGACATTGGAACCGACGCCTCAAACCTCTGGATTATCGATGAGCGGCTTGCGTTCCACGACTATCTGGCTTCCGACAAGACCCTCAAGAGCATGCCCATCACCGGTTCCGATTCGATGAAGGAACCGGATGTGATCGCGACGCGGCTCGTTGACACTCCGGTACTCGCGGCAGAGGGGGAGAAGCTTCCGCTGCCGTCGATTGTCGTGATCGAAATCAAGCGGCCGATGCGCAACGACGCTTCGGAGGACAAAGACCCAATCCAGCAATGTCTGGACTACGTCAAGCGTGTGCGCGCTGGTGGGGTGCTGACTGCTTCTGGACGTCCGATTCCTGAGACACCGCAGCCTCCTGCGTTCTGCTACATTGTCGCAGACCTTACTCCGACGATGATCGACAGGTGCAAGTATGCGGGCCTGCGCCCGACCCATGACGGCCTCGGCTATTTCGGCTTCAACGAACCGTACAAGGCTTACATCGAGGTCATGAACTTTGACCGGCTCGTCAACGCGGCTACAGAGCGCAATAGAGCGTTCTTCGACAAGCTGGGCCTGCCCTCTAGCTAG
- a CDS encoding ATP-dependent nuclease, translated as MHIDRVDVERLLGFEKLSIELDPQLQLIAGPNNAGKSSLLRVLETFFANPTGSDLLRLMPLHEYYVQGGPRMMSSVVVHFGGLADAEQELFADAVLKNGTFWIKISCSRGGRITYEASRKSARASELYKAVLQSFSFVKIPSVRVSESGQGENDQSLVRLYETLEGVLVRSGGSRKTQLQKEFEDAIKPVEDLVHKVLSESVVAVATELPFRERELGINLPDSRHALRGMLQEAVITSRDEVEVSIAERGTGFQSAMVLGILRYVASQSQQVGGNVVFAIEEPEAFLHPQTQRAMAKILREISAGAQLLVTTHSPVLVDSFSVRRIVRLPLSSGGTNYTARRQELTEAEEGRLTRYCDATNSELVFANSVVLVEGHGDKLLIDHLLARITGGAGGHYAMGIAVIEASGIDTIKHLVALAQYFGVRAYVITDKDGVHKPGGQGKRVLLEILKARDPAPSQSELQALHGLADATVSSLKAALEQQASLNRGLARWDAFVLASDLEGLLLDTMGQKKLAEMLGPAGENEVDQAASDRYASGATGKGELAAWLGSKGWNSTGKKSGKVKPHLPSALLREHLATRTTVPQAVKPLDDWLRTIMKDHERSPL; from the coding sequence GTGCATATTGATCGCGTTGACGTAGAGCGGCTGCTTGGGTTCGAGAAGCTGAGCATCGAGCTGGATCCGCAGCTCCAGCTTATTGCCGGGCCGAACAATGCAGGGAAGTCGTCGCTGCTCCGGGTGCTGGAGACCTTCTTTGCCAACCCGACCGGGTCGGATCTGCTGCGGTTGATGCCGTTGCACGAGTACTACGTGCAGGGAGGCCCCAGGATGATGTCCAGCGTTGTGGTGCACTTCGGGGGACTTGCCGATGCCGAGCAGGAGCTGTTCGCCGACGCGGTCCTCAAAAACGGCACTTTCTGGATCAAGATCTCATGCTCACGGGGCGGGCGTATCACGTATGAGGCGAGTCGCAAGTCAGCACGCGCGAGTGAGCTCTACAAAGCGGTACTGCAATCGTTTAGCTTCGTGAAGATCCCGTCCGTCCGCGTGAGCGAATCCGGGCAGGGTGAGAACGACCAGTCGCTGGTCAGGCTGTACGAGACGCTTGAGGGCGTACTCGTGAGATCGGGTGGCTCGCGCAAGACTCAGCTGCAGAAGGAGTTCGAGGACGCGATCAAGCCAGTTGAGGACCTTGTGCACAAGGTCCTCAGCGAGTCCGTCGTCGCCGTTGCGACCGAGCTTCCGTTTAGGGAACGTGAGCTTGGTATAAATTTGCCTGACTCAAGGCATGCTCTTCGAGGGATGCTCCAGGAGGCTGTGATCACCAGCAGGGACGAGGTTGAGGTCTCGATCGCCGAACGCGGTACCGGCTTCCAGTCCGCGATGGTGCTCGGGATCCTTCGGTACGTGGCCTCTCAGAGCCAGCAGGTGGGTGGAAACGTGGTGTTCGCGATAGAGGAGCCTGAAGCCTTCCTCCATCCGCAGACGCAGCGGGCGATGGCAAAGATCCTGCGGGAGATCTCAGCGGGTGCGCAGCTGCTTGTGACTACCCACAGCCCCGTCTTGGTGGATTCATTCTCGGTTCGCCGCATCGTACGGCTTCCGCTCAGTTCCGGTGGCACCAACTACACCGCGCGTCGTCAGGAGCTGACAGAGGCTGAAGAGGGCCGGCTGACCAGATACTGCGACGCAACAAATAGTGAGCTCGTCTTCGCGAACTCGGTTGTTCTTGTCGAAGGCCATGGTGACAAGCTCCTGATCGACCATCTCCTCGCTCGCATCACCGGCGGGGCGGGCGGCCACTACGCCATGGGTATCGCTGTTATTGAAGCGTCGGGCATCGACACGATCAAGCATCTCGTGGCTCTGGCGCAGTACTTCGGCGTTCGCGCCTACGTGATCACTGACAAAGACGGCGTGCACAAGCCAGGCGGCCAAGGCAAGCGCGTGTTACTCGAGATCCTCAAAGCCAGAGATCCTGCCCCGTCCCAGAGCGAGCTTCAGGCTTTGCACGGCTTGGCGGATGCAACGGTGTCGAGCTTGAAGGCCGCGCTTGAGCAGCAGGCGAGTCTCAATCGCGGTCTTGCAAGGTGGGATGCGTTCGTTCTGGCATCCGATCTTGAAGGCCTGCTGCTCGACACGATGGGTCAGAAGAAGCTCGCTGAGATGCTCGGACCGGCGGGCGAGAACGAGGTTGACCAGGCGGCGTCGGATAGATACGCGTCAGGCGCCACAGGCAAAGGGGAGCTGGCGGCCTGGCTTGGCTCGAAGGGATGGAACTCCACAGGCAAGAAGTCGGGGAAGGTCAAGCCTCACTTGCCGTCGGCTCTCCTGAGAGAGCACCTTGCCACACGCACGACCGTCCCTCAGGCGGTAAAGCCGCTCGATGACTGGCTTCGCACGATTATGAAGGATCACGAGCGGTCACCGCTCTGA
- a CDS encoding type IV secretion system protein: MPVQCDLGGWWPPGCGLVSQANDGVQGSITSFFANILQGTASWIWSFITGAFSVSDVDDSQWTAVEGLTSWWVVIMMTPLVAAMILQLLSGLISQQPRRLVRAMVGGAAAIPLVAGAVYLVRQLTKVGDSAATALLDSMGTDPYLVFMRLFGFERAPADSGREWSVVSLAPGTAGGAAGAVVVTVMAVIVVWILAFILMCSMIFRSFALIVLAAVAPVALMLMPWDKTKTWARRWCEIVVALLLAKPLAATVLAVAIKLFADSKSFAGLAAGVVGMALACGAPLMALRLVSFAGGELAAAAQTAGGGHVLTRTSSFTARQISRQTGGRFTLAGMAGRSSMTRPIQSSRHQFPTRTLPTGAPLPGRPTGATPSSTPAGNAGALMLDAGTSAASPASPPGSSAQPHPVPGASASGSRRGGQTPSESPRPSSKLTNYAPPIAPTAQPPIHRPGVIQPPTDGDFHV; the protein is encoded by the coding sequence ATGCCGGTTCAGTGCGATCTGGGCGGATGGTGGCCGCCCGGTTGCGGTCTTGTCTCGCAAGCGAACGACGGCGTTCAAGGTTCCATCACATCGTTTTTCGCTAACATTCTCCAGGGCACTGCGTCCTGGATCTGGTCGTTCATCACGGGCGCATTCAGTGTCTCCGACGTCGACGATTCTCAATGGACGGCTGTTGAAGGGCTGACGAGTTGGTGGGTTGTCATCATGATGACGCCGCTCGTCGCCGCCATGATCCTCCAGTTGCTTTCCGGTTTGATCAGCCAGCAGCCACGCCGCTTGGTGCGGGCAATGGTTGGCGGCGCCGCAGCCATTCCCTTGGTGGCCGGTGCCGTTTACCTTGTCCGCCAGCTAACCAAAGTGGGCGATTCCGCAGCCACGGCACTGCTCGACTCCATGGGGACGGATCCCTACCTGGTGTTCATGCGGCTCTTTGGCTTCGAACGGGCCCCGGCGGACTCCGGGCGGGAATGGAGCGTCGTGTCGTTGGCCCCCGGAACCGCCGGCGGCGCGGCCGGGGCGGTCGTCGTCACCGTGATGGCTGTCATTGTCGTCTGGATCCTGGCGTTCATCCTAATGTGTTCGATGATCTTCCGGTCCTTCGCGCTCATCGTCCTCGCCGCCGTCGCTCCGGTCGCTCTCATGCTGATGCCATGGGATAAGACGAAAACCTGGGCCCGTCGGTGGTGCGAGATTGTCGTTGCCTTGCTGCTCGCCAAACCTCTTGCAGCAACTGTGCTGGCGGTGGCCATCAAGCTTTTTGCCGACTCGAAGTCATTCGCCGGGCTGGCCGCTGGTGTTGTGGGCATGGCACTGGCCTGCGGTGCGCCTCTGATGGCATTGCGGCTCGTGAGTTTCGCCGGAGGCGAGCTGGCCGCGGCCGCTCAAACTGCCGGTGGTGGACACGTCCTCACTCGAACCTCCAGCTTCACCGCCCGGCAGATAAGCCGGCAGACCGGTGGCCGGTTCACTCTGGCAGGGATGGCTGGCCGTTCGTCGATGACCCGCCCGATCCAGTCGAGTCGTCACCAATTTCCCACCCGCACGCTGCCGACCGGTGCCCCTCTTCCGGGAAGGCCAACGGGTGCAACGCCGTCATCCACGCCAGCTGGCAACGCTGGTGCGTTGATGCTCGACGCCGGCACCTCGGCCGCCAGCCCAGCCTCGCCACCGGGAAGCAGCGCACAGCCGCACCCGGTCCCGGGCGCATCGGCATCGGGAAGCAGACGTGGGGGCCAGACCCCCAGCGAGTCACCACGGCCGTCGTCGAAGCTAACGAACTACGCGCCACCGATCGCCCCGACGGCCCAGCCTCCAATCCACCGGCCAGGAGTAATCCAGCCCCCAACCGACGGTGATTTCCATGTCTGA
- a CDS encoding SCO6880 family protein codes for MDARGREAIAVLRCSTRSFALLDSDDKAWAVQAWSRVQAGMAQRTGLARIAVQDFTVPYPSTALRDFYAEAAPRPAGDSSELTWGQRAYEDLISAAGSTMSHDLLIALVVDTSKARRRIRESGGGLVGVERVLRLEVEAMTTALGTHGVKVEEWLPEGGILDVVRGAFDPAAVASGARNPAKKESQPRDSVPPNMPAGPMAVEEHWTYVRTDSGFHQTFWIAEWPRQKVLPGFLHPLIYVGDFRHTVTEVIRAVPTTEALRDIRSAQEAHETRRRINTRFDRPLTREQRAEEEEVAQREEEIVAGHGDVRPAAYLTVTAGTLEDLARHRQELESAAAGAFVELRLLAGQQWAAFVAGALPFGRGLR; via the coding sequence GTGGACGCCCGCGGCAGGGAGGCGATAGCAGTACTTCGTTGCAGCACCCGGTCATTCGCGCTGTTAGACAGCGACGACAAAGCCTGGGCCGTGCAGGCCTGGTCCCGCGTCCAGGCGGGCATGGCCCAGCGAACAGGTCTCGCGAGAATCGCCGTGCAGGACTTTACGGTTCCGTATCCGTCCACCGCCCTGCGGGACTTCTACGCAGAGGCGGCCCCGCGGCCGGCGGGCGACTCCAGCGAACTCACTTGGGGTCAGCGCGCGTACGAGGATCTGATTTCGGCGGCGGGATCCACGATGAGCCACGATCTCCTGATCGCACTCGTGGTTGACACGTCCAAGGCCCGACGCCGGATCAGAGAGTCAGGCGGGGGACTGGTCGGTGTCGAACGGGTGCTTCGTCTGGAGGTCGAGGCCATGACCACAGCGCTGGGGACGCACGGCGTCAAGGTGGAGGAGTGGCTGCCGGAAGGCGGAATCCTCGACGTCGTTCGGGGCGCATTCGATCCCGCCGCCGTCGCAAGCGGGGCAAGGAATCCGGCCAAGAAGGAATCACAACCCCGAGACTCCGTGCCGCCGAACATGCCTGCGGGCCCCATGGCCGTGGAAGAGCACTGGACATACGTACGAACGGATTCCGGTTTTCATCAAACGTTCTGGATCGCTGAGTGGCCGCGGCAGAAGGTACTTCCGGGTTTCCTTCATCCGCTGATTTATGTGGGCGACTTCCGGCATACGGTGACGGAGGTGATTCGGGCCGTGCCCACAACTGAGGCGCTGCGGGACATCCGCTCCGCCCAGGAGGCCCATGAAACCAGGCGCCGCATCAACACTCGCTTCGACAGGCCGCTGACCCGAGAGCAACGGGCGGAGGAAGAAGAGGTCGCCCAGCGCGAGGAGGAGATCGTGGCAGGACACGGAGACGTAAGGCCCGCTGCCTACCTGACCGTTACTGCGGGGACCCTGGAGGACCTGGCCCGCCACCGGCAGGAACTGGAGTCGGCTGCCGCGGGAGCCTTCGTCGAATTGCGCCTGCTGGCCGGGCAGCAATGGGCTGCATTCGTCGCCGGTGCGCTCCCGTTCGGGCGGGGTCTGCGATGA
- a CDS encoding ATP-binding protein, whose product MTRTKQSVEYVPSGVNRKERKERRRRAAAADSQPWAAALNRAGEMVGARLETAENGGDWGNREPESLRGPHRLRPAPHRASTLTFAAAYPFITESGLGHEGTYIGTDVFGSGAFSYDPWILYDKGVISGPSIVVIGTVGTGKSMCGKSLVARSITLGRKAAVASDPKGEWVAVANAVGGKVISVGPGRAARVNPLDAGPRSSVLSEAQWQAVVRQRRRYLLVALVSLMRQGMPLRPVEHTALDMALMETVAENSNPTLPMVLDHLLNPSKETIGLVGKDGGLAVSHSLRRTVSGDLEGMFDAPSTVAFDADAPIMVMDTSALIGASEQALSLAAACGATWLEAAVTNPDGGKRLVVYDEGWRMLADPYMLAKMSEQWRLARTYGIANLLIMHKVADLNEIGDSSSGHRQKALGLLTEADTRIIYRQKHDAMRLTKEALGLSEAECEHVENLPKGVGLWKVGNRSFIVANRVTTDELAVFGTDDRMI is encoded by the coding sequence ATGACACGGACAAAACAGTCGGTGGAATACGTGCCGTCCGGTGTGAACCGTAAGGAGCGGAAGGAACGACGACGGCGGGCGGCTGCCGCTGACAGCCAACCGTGGGCGGCCGCTCTGAACCGGGCGGGCGAGATGGTCGGCGCCCGGCTGGAGACCGCCGAAAACGGCGGCGATTGGGGGAACCGGGAACCCGAGTCGCTGCGTGGCCCGCACCGCCTGCGTCCTGCACCACACCGCGCGTCGACCCTGACCTTCGCGGCGGCATATCCATTCATCACAGAATCCGGGCTCGGCCACGAAGGCACCTATATCGGCACGGACGTCTTCGGGTCGGGAGCGTTTTCCTACGATCCGTGGATTCTCTATGACAAGGGAGTCATCAGCGGACCCTCGATCGTGGTCATCGGCACTGTGGGGACCGGGAAATCCATGTGCGGCAAATCCCTGGTGGCCAGGTCCATAACGCTGGGGCGGAAGGCCGCCGTCGCCTCCGATCCCAAAGGCGAATGGGTTGCCGTTGCGAATGCGGTTGGCGGCAAGGTCATTTCCGTGGGCCCCGGCCGCGCCGCCCGCGTCAATCCACTCGATGCGGGGCCGCGGTCCAGCGTTTTGAGTGAGGCACAGTGGCAGGCCGTGGTGCGCCAGCGCCGTCGCTACCTGTTGGTGGCACTGGTTTCCCTCATGCGGCAGGGCATGCCCCTCCGTCCCGTGGAGCACACAGCCCTGGACATGGCTCTCATGGAGACGGTGGCCGAGAACTCGAATCCGACGCTGCCGATGGTCCTTGACCATCTCTTGAACCCGTCGAAGGAAACGATCGGGCTGGTGGGCAAGGACGGGGGACTGGCGGTCAGCCACTCCCTGAGGCGGACAGTCTCCGGTGACCTGGAAGGCATGTTTGACGCCCCGTCCACGGTCGCGTTCGACGCCGATGCGCCCATCATGGTGATGGACACGTCTGCGCTCATCGGCGCCTCGGAGCAGGCATTGTCCCTGGCCGCCGCGTGCGGTGCCACGTGGCTGGAGGCCGCCGTCACCAATCCCGACGGCGGCAAACGGCTGGTGGTCTACGACGAAGGCTGGCGCATGCTGGCCGATCCGTACATGCTCGCCAAAATGAGCGAGCAATGGCGGTTAGCCCGCACCTACGGCATTGCGAATCTGCTCATCATGCACAAAGTCGCAGACCTCAACGAAATTGGAGACAGCTCCAGCGGGCACCGGCAGAAGGCCCTCGGCTTGCTGACCGAGGCGGACACCAGGATCATCTACCGGCAAAAGCACGACGCCATGCGCCTGACCAAAGAAGCCCTGGGCCTGTCGGAGGCAGAATGCGAGCACGTAGAGAACCTCCCCAAGGGTGTTGGCCTCTGGAAAGTCGGGAACCGTTCCTTCATTGTGGCGAACCGGGTCACCACAGATGAACTGGCAGTCTTCGGCACCGACGACCGGATGATCTGA
- a CDS encoding type IV secretory system conjugative DNA transfer family protein, producing the protein MSSRRGTDSPLVTAGLIAVAGYVCLCFLVQGAANVVVAWRCGGSQPSPFNPAAAVGLFIARIDWIVRVPPGCDVGTGNVLWIVGPVLLLAAALAVGSVFAWRRWKQSGAWLRQDILSREGIARRTEILQDFGARAVLKRGKFTRPGLAEPRIQDVAWTLGRSRGVTIHVSTEESMVIQGAPRSGKGLYVVINAILDAPGAVVTTSTRADNLVVTMKARATRGRPVTVFDPQGMSGLPSTLRWSPVRGCKDPDIATRRALVITADTEMKGENAAWQKRSLIILQCLLHAAALSGEGVRAFRRWSSSPVLAREALEVLSQPAAALGWQADLMGILEDDPRNTSNSWIGVSAAVAPLSSPKVLGALDPRDESEEFDPKSFIRGCGTLYLIGTRAGAAAAGPYLSALIDDIDNAARELAFVAPGGRLDPPLSLILDEIANLAPWPGLPIALSDGGGIGISTLVVLQSLSQARTGWSIDEAATIWDSAIIKVIFGGGSDERDLRSLAGLLGERSLTLNTRSWSAQGRQDGEQIRESPVLPLHEIRRLPAGTALMLGRRTRPILLDLREWHKRKDAAELGRSKLELERTLADGHRLRQAAVEEPADGQP; encoded by the coding sequence ATGAGTTCGCGGCGAGGCACCGACAGCCCGTTGGTCACGGCCGGGCTTATCGCCGTGGCCGGTTATGTCTGTCTGTGTTTCCTCGTCCAGGGGGCAGCTAACGTCGTGGTGGCCTGGCGATGCGGCGGCAGTCAGCCGTCGCCCTTCAACCCGGCCGCCGCCGTCGGACTTTTCATCGCCCGGATCGACTGGATCGTCCGCGTACCGCCGGGGTGCGATGTCGGGACCGGCAATGTCTTGTGGATCGTTGGCCCGGTCCTCCTGCTGGCGGCTGCGCTCGCCGTCGGGTCTGTTTTTGCCTGGAGGCGGTGGAAGCAATCCGGCGCGTGGCTGCGCCAGGACATCCTGAGCCGCGAGGGCATCGCGCGCCGTACCGAGATCCTCCAGGATTTCGGAGCGAGGGCCGTTCTGAAGCGCGGCAAGTTCACGCGGCCAGGCCTTGCCGAACCGCGGATCCAGGACGTGGCCTGGACATTAGGCCGTTCCCGCGGCGTCACGATTCATGTCTCCACGGAGGAATCGATGGTCATCCAGGGTGCTCCGCGGTCCGGCAAGGGCCTTTATGTGGTCATCAACGCCATCCTCGATGCGCCGGGCGCTGTGGTTACGACGTCCACCCGCGCCGACAACCTGGTGGTCACAATGAAGGCCCGTGCTACACGCGGCAGGCCGGTCACAGTGTTCGATCCGCAAGGTATGTCCGGACTACCTTCGACACTTCGATGGTCTCCCGTTCGCGGCTGTAAGGACCCGGATATCGCGACGCGCCGGGCTCTCGTTATTACCGCGGACACGGAGATGAAGGGTGAGAACGCTGCATGGCAAAAGCGCTCGCTGATCATCCTGCAATGCCTCCTTCATGCTGCGGCCCTGTCCGGCGAGGGCGTCCGCGCGTTTCGGCGCTGGTCTTCGAGTCCGGTCTTGGCACGTGAGGCGTTGGAGGTCCTGAGCCAACCGGCGGCGGCGCTGGGGTGGCAGGCCGATCTGATGGGCATCCTCGAGGATGACCCGCGGAACACGTCAAACTCCTGGATTGGTGTCTCGGCTGCCGTCGCACCGCTGTCGTCACCGAAAGTGCTGGGCGCACTGGATCCCCGGGACGAGTCGGAGGAATTCGACCCCAAAAGTTTCATCCGGGGCTGCGGCACCTTGTATCTGATCGGCACCCGTGCCGGAGCTGCTGCGGCGGGGCCGTATCTTTCTGCTCTGATCGACGACATCGACAACGCCGCGCGCGAACTGGCATTTGTCGCTCCGGGGGGAAGGCTGGATCCGCCGCTGTCCTTGATTCTTGATGAGATTGCCAACCTGGCACCGTGGCCGGGCCTGCCCATCGCCCTCTCTGACGGCGGCGGCATCGGAATATCAACGCTGGTGGTTCTCCAATCCCTGTCCCAGGCCCGTACCGGCTGGTCCATCGATGAGGCGGCCACCATCTGGGACTCGGCCATCATCAAGGTGATCTTCGGCGGGGGCTCGGACGAACGTGACCTGCGCTCGCTGGCCGGGCTGCTGGGGGAGCGGAGCCTGACCCTGAACACCCGTTCCTGGTCTGCGCAGGGCCGGCAGGACGGCGAGCAGATCAGGGAGAGCCCGGTCCTGCCGCTTCATGAGATCAGGCGCTTGCCTGCAGGCACAGCCCTCATGCTGGGACGTCGAACCCGGCCCATCCTGTTGGACCTGCGCGAATGGCACAAACGAAAAGACGCCGCCGAGCTCGGTCGGTCAAAGCTGGAGCTGGAACGGACCTTGGCTGATGGACACCGTCTGAGGCAGGCAGCAGTTGAGGAGCCGGCCGATGGCCAGCCATGA